One Streptomyces marianii genomic window, GGGCTGCCTCGGCGAGGGTGTCCATCTCCTCCTCGCTCAAGGCCGTGCCGTCCAGCGCCACCTGCCAGCGGAAGTCGAGCAGCGCGGTCACGCTGAACCGCGGCGGCTGCCCCGTCGGCCGACGGTCGGCGTGGTGGGTGGCGGGGTCGGGTTCGGTGCCGATCACGGCGGAGGTTTGAAGGGCGGTGCGCAGGCCCTCGGGCCACACCACCTGCACCCCCGTCTCGGCGAGTTCGGTTTCCTGTTCCAGCAGCGCCTCGATCGCCGCGGGGTGCAGCGTGCTCCGCCCGGGGTGGTGCTGGCCGGCGAGTCCGGCCAGGGCCGGGCATCGACGCGCGGCGCGGCGCAGGGCGCGGGCCGCGCGGGGCCGCACGCTGTCCGCGCTCTGGCCGGCCAGGTGGGCTGTTCCGGCCCAGATGTCGGCGGCGGGCAACCCGGCTCGGGTGTCGGAGCCGGCGGGGGCCAGGTGCAGGTCGGCGGTGAGGCGGCCGGCGGCGGCCTGGTCGTCGCTGGGAGGCGCGATGTGGAGGATCAGCAGCGGGGCCGGGCCGCCGTCGGCCTGGTCCTCCACCGCGTCCAGCCATCCGCGGACCGCGCGTACGGTCGCGGGGTCGACCGGCTGCGGGGCGGCGTCCGTCCAGCCGCTGGTGCCGAACAGGGCGGCGGCCGGGGTACGGATGAGGGAGTCGGCGATCGTGTCCGCCAGGGTGGTGAGCGCGTGGCGGGCCGGGATCGTGGTGGGCGCCGCGCCGGTGGGCGCGGCGGCGGCGAGGGCGGTCAGGGCCTCCTCGGCGGCGGCCGGGAGCGGGCCGACACGCCAGATGGCCTGGTCGTCGTCGGTGAGGGCGGGGTAGGTGAGCTGGGCGGCGATGAGTTGCAGGGCGAGGTGGAGGGCTCGCTGCCAGAACACCGCGGTTACGTCCGCGCCCGGGTGGGTGCGGTGCAGGACGGGAAGGCCCTCCAGGAGCGGTACCCGCCATCCGGCCGTGCCGTCGGGGCCGGGCCCGGCGGTGAGCGGTTCGGGCAGACCGTGCAGGGGCAGTGTCTGCCGCCCGTTGTCCTTCACCCACCAGGCGGCCGACTGGCCGGCGTCGGCGGGCACGAACATCACCGCGCAGCCGGAGGCGACGGCGTCCAGCAGCAGGGCCTGCACGGACCGTTCGCCCACTTCCAGAGCAGGGCGCGATACCGCCTCGGGCGTATCGGGGGCGCGTTGCGACGCCGGGGCCGGCGGCATGGGGGCCGGTGGGGTCCGCCTCGTGTCCGTGCCGGGTTCGTTCCGGGCGTCGGCCTGGGCCGCAGTGGCGTCGTCGAGGGTGCGGAGTTTGCGCAGCAGCTTCAGTGCCGCTGCCCGGCGCGCGGTGGTCTTGTCCGGGCCGGCGGCGGTCGCCTTGACCTGGGTGCCGGTCGCCCGGTGCCGGCAGGTGTAGGTGACTTCGGCGCGGGAGCCCATGGCGCGCACACTCGCGGCGGGCTTGGTGATGGTGTCGAGCTGGTGGTGCTTGTTGAGGTGCTTGACCGGGTCCTGTCCCTGTCCGGGGATGGTGATCTTCGGTGTGGACGGTGGGGTGTCGTCGGCCGGGTGGTCCGGTTCGGGGAGGTCGGCGAGCTGGGCGAGGAGCGCGCATGCCGCGTAGTGGCGGGCCGTCTTGCGTGCTGCGGCGGAGCGCGTCGGGCCGGTCGCTGTCGACTCCCCTGTCGTCAGCCGGGCTCGCGTGTGATGGCGGCCCTGCGCGTCAACGGGCTCTTCCTCGTACGTCAGGCCGTGGTCGTGGCCGAACTGCTCGGCGTGCCAGTGCAGGAGCCGGGCGGGGGCCGGGGGCATCGCGGCCGCCCGCTCGAGGGACGCCTCGCGTACGGCGGTCCAGGCTTCACCGCGGGCGGCGAGGAGCAGGAGGTACAGGTCGCGGTGGCGTAGCCGTCCGGCGCGGGCGCGGCGCAGGGCTTCGGCTTCCAGCGTGGGGCTGGGGCCTCGTCCGGCTTCGATGTCGCGGCGCAGGTGCTGCTCGAACACCTCCGAGGGCATGCCCGGCAGGACGAGGCGCTCCGAGGTGCCGCCTGGTTCCTCGCCGGGCAGAGCGGTTCCGGCGAGACGGGCCAGGAGGGCCAGTGCCGCACGGTCCTTGGCCTCCCGGCTGGTGGGAGCGCTCTGGGCGGGCCCGGTGACCTGGGCGTCGGCCGGTCCGACCACGGCGGCGGCGGTGACCTGGGCGCCGTCGCGCGCGGCGGTGGTCTCTTCGAAGCGGGGCGGTGGCCACACCTCCACCTGCGTGTGGGCGGCCAAGACCTGCCGGGCTGTGTCGGGGGTGCGGGACAGGACGTCGGTGACGGCTTGCCGGGCGGGGGCCCAGGCCGGGGTGTCGGGTGTGGCCAGCAGCACCAGGCGCATGTCCCGCACGGTCAGCAGGCCGGCGCGGCTGCGGCGCAGGGCGTCGCGGGCCATCGCGGTGTCGTCGGTGTCCGATCCGGCGAGCTCCTTGAGCGCCTCGTGCCACTGTCCGGCGTCCGGCGCGGGTACCTCGTGGTCTTCCGGTGTCGTCGGCGTACCGGCTGTAGCCGTGAAGCTCACTCCCACTCCCCTGCATGAGCCGCCGGCATCGGAGCCGGACGGCGATCACTGACGGCATCGACCCCGCCACAGTAGGCGAGAACACCGACACGTCCGGCGTCTGTCGGGACCTGGTGCCAGCCGCCGTGGCTCGTCGGGGCTCGGTACCCGGCAGCGCCCCAGGCCCGATCGGTGGGTGAAACCGGATCCGGGCCTCCGGGGGCCAAAGGCGAGACCACCGCCTACCGAGCCTCGTACTCAACCGCTGCCCGGTGACGCAGATGCCCACGGTGACGCTGGCGGTGACGCTGCGGCGTTCGCTCATGCTGCCGCTTTGACGTGGGGTTTCTCTGTCGGCCAGGTGGGCGGCGGACGCTGATGACGCTCCGCCGCTCCATGTCTCCGAACCTGCCTCTTCCTCTTCTTTCCCTCCTTCAGTGAGATGGGGTACGAGAGCGTCATCAGCGTCACTCCGCACGGCGGACGGCAGAAACACGTAGGTCAAAGCTCCAATGGGCCGGGCAGGGTGCGTCACGAGCAGCGTCATTCCTGCGTCACCGCCTCCGGGGCGCGGCGGGGACTGGACCGCCGCGGCGCGGCCGGCAGTGGGGGTGCGTCTCCTCGGGCGGGTTCTGCGGTGCTGACCGACGGAGAGAGGGGGCCTGCTGCCCTCCAGGGCTGGCCTCCCGGCGGGGGTCCGGGCATGCGTGTGGCCCGCGCGTCGGGGTGGTGACGGCGGGGCGGGCGGTGTGGGGTCCTGGTTCCGTCAGGCGGGCGGGTGGCGGGTCAGGTACTCGGGTCCGCAGCGCGCTCGAGGGTGATGCGGAAGCCTCGACCGCTGCCGGTGCGGGGCAGTTTGCGGATGTCGATGCCGCGTTGTCGTAGTGCGGGGGCGAGGGAGGTCAGGCGGGCGGAGAGCAGTGCGGTGGTCTTGGGCCAGGCGTCGGGAAGGGGGCCGGGTGGTCGGAGGGTGGTGTCGATCTGGCCGGTGGTGGCCTGCCACTGGGTGGTGCCGGCGGTGCTGGCCCAGCGGGTGAGGGCGGTGGCGACCGGGTCGGCGTCGAGGACGTCGTCGGTGATCTCCTCCTGGGCGCCGGTGTAGGTGGCCAGGGTGTCCCAGCCGGTGACCGCGTCGAGGGCCCAGAGCAGTTCGGCCCAGTCGGCCATCCGCGGCCGGTGGCCGAGCTGGGCGGCGGCGTCGGGCAGGCGCGCCCATACCTCGGCGGCCAGGTCGAGCAGGCCGCCGAGGATGCCTCCGTGCGCGGCCTGGTAGCGGTGCCACAGGTCGTGCTCGCTGCGCCGGGCCTTGGAGTCGATGGCTTCCAACGTGAAGGGGAGCAGGCGTTCGGCGAGGTCGGGCTGGAGGGCGCCGACGTCGATGCCGGTCAGCAGGACGGGGCGCTGGTAGGCCCAGGAGGTGACGTCGTCGTCGGTGTACATCTCGCGTTTGGCGACGGAGGCGCCGGTGACGGTGCGGCACAGGAAGTCGCTCAGCCACTGGGGGATGCCGGCGATGTTGTCCAGGCCCATGGTCCACCCGGCCGAGGCGGCGACTGCGCCGTCGTCTTCGCTGCGGGGGACGTTGCGGACTTCGGCGCGGATCCCGTCGAGTACCCGCAGCAGTTGCCGTGCGGTCGTGGTCTTCGCGGTGCCGCGTTCGCCGTTGAAGTAGGCGATGGGGCGCGGCATGTTGGGGCGCAGGCCGGCCAGGAGCCAGGCGACGGCCATCCGCCAGGACGGTTCGGCCAGCGCGGACAGCTCGCGTAGCTGTCCGAGGCCGGCCTGCCAGCCGCCCGGGTCGCGTTCGGGGAGCGGGAGTTCGCCGGTCAGCCGGGTGCGCCGCCACAGCGGGCCCTCGCCGACGGGCGGGGTGGTGACCGACCAGGTGCCCGGCTCGATGCACACGCTCAGGCCGTCCGGGCGGCCGAGGTCGAGCCAGGTGGCTTGCTTGTCGACGGGGTCGGGGGCGATGCGCAGGTGGACCGGCTGGTCCGGGGCGTCCACGGCGGCGATGGAGGCCATGGAGGCGATCGCGTCCGTCAGGCATCCCTGGGAGGGGGCCCGGCCGGTGCGCAGGACGTAGGAGCGGTTGAGGAGTTGGCGCAGGCTCACGGTGCCGCCGAAGCCTCCGGCGGCGCGCAGCGGGCGGGCGATCGGCGGGCCTTCGGCCGGGACGGCGTAGGCAGTCTGGTCGCAGCGCACCAGGACGTACTCGTCCATGCCCATGTGCAGCAGGACGTCGGCCTGTGACATCTTCGGCCCGCGGCCGGTGCCCTGCTGCTCCTCCGCCGCCGCGGCCGCCGTCTGATCCGGTTCGGCGGGCGGCGCCGGGCGGGCGGGGCGGGGTTCGCCGGCTGGGAGCGGGAGCGTCACGCGGGTGGTCAGGTCGGTCATGGCCGTGCTCCGGTGCTCGGGATGGTGCGCGGCGAGCGCATGCCCGCCTTCAGTGCGCGGTGGAGGGTGGACTGGGCCTTGGCTTCGCCGGGGTCGACCCCGGCGAGCGCGGCGGCCTCGGTGAGCGCCTGGTGGACCTCGTCGAACTCCAGCAGTCCGGCGCCGACCAGCTGGCCGAGCCGGAACCCGGCGCGGTTGATCGCGTCGTTGCGGCCGACGCGGGCGCCGGCCACGGTTGCGGCCTCCCGGCGCAGTGCCGCGGCGGCGTACGCGGCCTCGTCGTGCGGCCGGTGCCGGCCCGCGGGGCGGGGGAGGCGGATCCGGGCCGGCGGCGGGTCGGATCCGCGGGCGCGCAGGCCGACGCGGGCCAGCTCGATGGTGAGCCAGCGCGGCAGACGGGCGGGCTGCGTTGCGGGGCCGGTGATCTGGTAGCAGCCGGATCGGGTGCGGGTGGTGGGCGCGAGTGCGGTGGACCAGCCGGCCCGCACGTCGATCTGCCAGCCGAGCCGGCCCGCGCCCTGGACGAAGGGTGCTCCGCCGGTCTGGTACCAGAGGTGGATCCCGCCGCCCGGGGTGCGCACCGTCAGCGTCGGCGGGGCGTGCAGCAGGCTCTCGGTCCGCCGGATCCGGCACAGCAGCTCCAGCACGTCCACCCCGGTGCGTACCCGGTCGGCCTCCGGGACGGCGGACAGGTCGACGCCGGGCAGCACCAACTCGCGCTCGGGCAGCGGGTGGTGGTGGTCGTCCAGGTCGACGACCAGGAGACCGGACGGTCCGGTGGCCACGCCGACGGCGAAGTCGCGGCCACGCCACCAGCGGCGGATCAGGTCCGGATCGGTCGTCGCGGCCCGCACCCCGTGGCAGTACCGCCCCGCCGCCAGGCAGCCGCACCCGTCACCGCCCAGGTCGGGAAACCCGCAAGGCGGCGTGCCGCCGGGCGTGGGTGGCCGGCACCGGCGGCAGTTACCGGCCGGGTGCTTCGATCCGGGCGTGAGCGGATGAACCCACCACCCCTCCCCCGCGCACCGCAGGGCCAGCTCGAGTCCGTTGCTCACGCCGGTCTCACCGCCTCCCGGGCCGCGACGGAACGGACCAGCGCCGGAAGGGGCTCGCCCTCCAACGGCCGGGCCGCGTCCCCGGCCCGGTCCGCTCCGGCCGCACCCCGGCACGGGTCCGGCGGCTGAGCGCGGGCCTGGTCGAGTCGCTGCGCCGGCAGGGCCTGCGTATATCTCCGGGCCGCCGCGGTTACAGCCGTCTGGGCCTCCGGCTCACCGCGGCGCCGGGCCCGCTCGGTCCCTGCTCTTGCCAGCGGGCCGCGAAGCGGGATCTCCAGCGTCGGCACCGCTGGTCGGGCGCGGGTGGCGGCGCTCATCGTGGCGCCCGAGCTCGCAGCGGGGACGCCATCTGCCCGCGCTTCAGACCGCCGAGGGGTGACGGCGTCGGCGCGAAGCCTGCGGAGCGCGGCGGGGCGAGGCATGCTCGGACCGGACGCGAGGACGGTGGTCATGCCGCGTTCACCGCCTCCCGCGCGAAGGCGCCGGTGTGCTCGCCGCCGTCCTCGGCAGGGTTCTGGTCGGCGAGCTCGGCGCAGCGCCGCGGCCAGTCGGTCGCCGCCGCCCGCGGAGGCTGCTCACCCCGCACGATGCGCAACTGTCGGCACCGCTCGGCGAACAGGAACTCCACCGCCCGCTGCAGGGCCTCGTCCGCGCACCGCTCGGCGGCCTCCTGCGCCATTACCCGGTTCGGGAACCGGTGCGCCGAACGCATCTTGGCGTCGTACGCCAAGTCCGCCTCCGCCTGGGCCCGCTCCGAGCGCATCAGCCGCCCGCTCAGGCTCTCGCGCCGCCGGTCGCGGAGCTTCTCGGCCGTCTCCCGCACAGCGAACAGCAGCTCGATGTCGGCCAGGCCCTCGGCGCGCAGCTTCTCCAGGTGCTGCTCCAGCAGCGCTCGGGTGTCCTGCGTGCACCGGGCCGTCGTCTCGGCGACGGCGGCCGCGTCGCTGAGGTCGGCCCGGGCCATGACCGCGAGGTCGACCGCCTCGGCCACCAGCTGCTCCACCGACCGGCGCTGGGTGCATGACATGCACAGGCCGGCCGCGTCCGGGAGCCCGCAGTCCGCGCACGGCGCCGCCAGGCGCGCCTGCTCGGCCGCCGCGTACTGGGCGCGGCGTTCCTCGATGGCCCGGGCGCGGGCCTCCTGCTGGGCCAGCACCTGCTCCCGCCGCACGGCCTGGGCCGCGGCCTCCGACGCCACCACGGCGTTGAGCCGCTTCTCGATCTCGGCCTGCAGCACCTGCGGCTGGGCGCCGGCCAGCTCCCGGGACGTCTCCGCCGCGATACGGGCGCGCAGTGCGCGCCGGTCACCGATCAGCGCCTGGCAGCTGGGGCAGTCCCCGCCGGTGTCCATCCGCCGGCCCTCGTCGCACAGCTGCGACCAGCACCACGCCCGTTGGATCAGGCCCCGGCCCAGGATCCAGCCGACGGGATCGGTCACCGTCCGGCCCATCTGCTGATCGAGCCGCCGCTCAAGACGCTCGGCGAGGACCTGCTCGGCATCCTCCGGCCCGACGATCCCGCGCACCACACCGAGCTGGACCCGCACCGCCGCAGCCACATGCCGCCGGGCCGCCGGACGCACGATCCGCTCCCACACGCCCCGCACCGGAGCAAGCACCGACTCCAGACCCGCCGGCAGGGCCGCGGGCCGGACGAACACCGGCGCTCCCAGCTGCTGGACGCGAGCCTTCACCGGGCCGCACTCGGCCGACCGCCCCCACTCACCTGCAAGATCCGGATGCTGTTCCCCGCGCAGCGGGCCGCCCAGCCCCCGCTCGGCGGCACTATCGGGCACCTCAGTCTGCTCCTGGCCGTCCTCGCGGGCGTACGCGCCTCTCGGCAGACCACCGCACCCCCGATCGGCTTCGCCGGAAAACCCACCATCAAGCGAGAGAGAACCACCGAGAGACACCACCTGCGGGTGGTCGGCGTGGAGGGGTGCACCAGCAGGGCGCTCCACCACACCGGTCCCCGACCCCGCCTCCGGGGCCTCTTCCCCGCTGATTACCGGGCCGTCGGACTGCTGACCGGCACCAAGATCCCCGAGTGCAGCAGCGGGGCGCTGGACTTCCCCGGGCTCGACATCGTCGAACGACTCCTGCCGCCAACCCTCCCCCGACAGCACCAGCACCTCACCCGAGACCACCTCGTCCTCGCCGTCCGCCGAGGCGCACACGCACGAGCAACGCCCCTCCGGCTCCTCGCCACCGTCCTCGACCACCACCCTCGGCGCCCAGCCGCGCCCGAACGCCGCCGCGATCGCCGGAACCACCAGCCGCGCCTTGCCGAACTGGCCGTCCTCCGTCGTCCCGCGCACCACCTCGACCAGCCGCAGACGCTCCA contains:
- a CDS encoding DEAD/DEAH box helicase, producing MSFTATAGTPTTPEDHEVPAPDAGQWHEALKELAGSDTDDTAMARDALRRSRAGLLTVRDMRLVLLATPDTPAWAPARQAVTDVLSRTPDTARQVLAAHTQVEVWPPPRFEETTAARDGAQVTAAAVVGPADAQVTGPAQSAPTSREAKDRAALALLARLAGTALPGEEPGGTSERLVLPGMPSEVFEQHLRRDIEAGRGPSPTLEAEALRRARAGRLRHRDLYLLLLAARGEAWTAVREASLERAAAMPPAPARLLHWHAEQFGHDHGLTYEEEPVDAQGRHHTRARLTTGESTATGPTRSAAARKTARHYAACALLAQLADLPEPDHPADDTPPSTPKITIPGQGQDPVKHLNKHHQLDTITKPAASVRAMGSRAEVTYTCRHRATGTQVKATAAGPDKTTARRAAALKLLRKLRTLDDATAAQADARNEPGTDTRRTPPAPMPPAPASQRAPDTPEAVSRPALEVGERSVQALLLDAVASGCAVMFVPADAGQSAAWWVKDNGRQTLPLHGLPEPLTAGPGPDGTAGWRVPLLEGLPVLHRTHPGADVTAVFWQRALHLALQLIAAQLTYPALTDDDQAIWRVGPLPAAAEEALTALAAAAPTGAAPTTIPARHALTTLADTIADSLIRTPAAALFGTSGWTDAAPQPVDPATVRAVRGWLDAVEDQADGGPAPLLILHIAPPSDDQAAAGRLTADLHLAPAGSDTRAGLPAADIWAGTAHLAGQSADSVRPRAARALRRAARRCPALAGLAGQHHPGRSTLHPAAIEALLEQETELAETGVQVVWPEGLRTALQTSAVIGTEPDPATHHADRRPTGQPPRFSVTALLDFRWQVALDGTALSEEEMDTLAEAARPLVRVRGRWVLADPVLRRRARHRLLGQLPGTQALTAALTGTVTVDDTDVPCRPAGALADMIGVLHSGEHHPEPVPTPPALRASLRAYQHRALTWLAHTTRLGFGAVLADDMGLGKTLTALAFTLHHQQRTPGPTLVICPASLVTTWCREAARFAPDLHVLPYHGPDRTLDDVTDTTLVVTTYGILRRDTARLAARTWSLVIADEAQHAKNPASATARQLRALPSTTRLALTGTPVENNLSELWALLDWANPSLFGPLKTFRSRWANAAEKDPSGREATELGRVVAPFLLRRRKTDPGIAPDLPAKIDRPRLVQLTTEQAGLYEAVVRETLQQIQASRGITRNGLVFKLITALKQITNHPAHYLREQPPIAADEQAAFTARSAKTAALMELLETIGQRQEASLIFTSYVTMGRLLHHHLDHHGYNPLFLHGATPLPERQRMVDAFQEGRHPVMILSLKAAGTGLTLTRAGHVIHYDRSWNAAVEDQATDRAHRIGQQQTVHVHRMVTEHTIEDRIDELLTHKRALASAVLTSGDHALGQLTDRELADLVTLGAHR
- a CDS encoding bifunctional DNA primase/polymerase, translated to MPGCGRSGPGRGRGPAVGGRAPSGAGPFRRGPGGGETGVSNGLELALRCAGEGWWVHPLTPGSKHPAGNCRRCRPPTPGGTPPCGFPDLGGDGCGCLAAGRYCHGVRAATTDPDLIRRWWRGRDFAVGVATGPSGLLVVDLDDHHHPLPERELVLPGVDLSAVPEADRVRTGVDVLELLCRIRRTESLLHAPPTLTVRTPGGGIHLWYQTGGAPFVQGAGRLGWQIDVRAGWSTALAPTTRTRSGCYQITGPATQPARLPRWLTIELARVGLRARGSDPPPARIRLPRPAGRHRPHDEAAYAAAALRREAATVAGARVGRNDAINRAGFRLGQLVGAGLLEFDEVHQALTEAAALAGVDPGEAKAQSTLHRALKAGMRSPRTIPSTGARP